The DNA window CTACTAAAAACGTAGGGATGACCATCAACAAAATTGAAAGCATAAACATATTTTTACGCCCGTTTTTATCTCCAAAATGCGCCATGATAATTCCACCCAAAGGTCTGGCAAAATATCCTGCAGCAAATGTTCCATATGTATTGAGCGAACTCCAAAAAGGATCAAGCGTGAGAGGGAAAAAGAGTTGAGAAATCACTGTAGCAAAAAATACAAAAATAATAAAATCATAAAATTCTAATGTCCCTCCAAGCGAAGACAAAGAGAGAGTTTTAATATCTTTTTTATTCAAAAGACGCTTTTGATGGGTAAAATCAGCATTTGTTTTCATTATTTGCCCCTTATTAATATAATATAAATCTATATTATATATAAAATAAAAAGAATTCTAATTATTGCAAATGAATTATTTCAAAAATCTCTAGGTAATACTAGAATACATAACGCATACCCACATTGCCATTAATATTAATATCTTTATAAGCAATCCCGGCTTTTGCACCCAATCCCAGATTGATATAAATTCTTCTAAAAAGCTCCATTTCTCCTCCTGCAGTCACAGAACCATATGTATTGAACCCATCACCTTTCTTGTAGCTCAATGTATTATTGCCGATAAATCGCACCTCTTGATCTCCTTTAGACTTAAGGAAAAGATCTCTGCTTACTCCGGCAATAAAATACCAATAAGAGGAGTGGTTGAGATATTGTCTTGTTTCAACCGCCAGATTAAGAGTGATATCTTGTTTTTTATCTGCATTTGCTTGAACACGTAAATCCTCGTTGCTTGGATTAAAAACATCTCCTGAAAACTTTGTTGCACCAATAAAATAATAACTCAGCCCAATTTGAGGTTTCAAAACAATAGATTTGTCATTGATTCCAAAGACATAGCCATAATTGAGATTGATATTAGTTGTATAAGTTTCATAATGATATTTTTGATTCAATGGTTGGAAAACTTCCTCTTGAGAATAGAGTTTTTCTTTATTGATCCCCACAGTCTCACTTATAGAAAAATCAAATTCGCTATCACCTACATAAGCCCTTGTATAAAAACCTGCATTGGCATTATAAGAACGATTGCGAATAATATCTCCTGTATATTCCCCTTGTGCATAAGCTACATACCCACCTACAATGACATTATTAATAAACCTATCATAACCCACATTCACTCCATAGAGTGTGCTATTCCCCCCATCTACAAAACTTGCTGCTCCAATAGCAGTTGCCCATAAATTATTTTTATAAGTACTACGATTAGCATATTTATAAATAAGTCCTATGCCATTGTTTTTGGCATCAGCAAAATGCTTACCCTTCAATTCTCGAAGCATATCTGCAAAAGTAGGCATATCTGATTGAGTGCTGGAGAGTTTTACCAATCGATTCGTTTTGCTGACATCTGTAGCAAGCCTAATAGCTGCAGTAGAATTATTCTTACGACTCACAGAGGAAAGTTGATTAATAGTGCTTTTAAGCTGATTGCCCAAATGGATAAAATACCCCAAATCATTACTGAGAACTTGATTTTTTGCCCAAAAAGAACTATGCTTATCTATCATTAAGGTTTGGAACCATGGCATAATTTCGCTCCCTGTATCATCGATCTTGTTAATCCACTCTTGCCCACCCTTTTTATAAAACCAATAACGAATATCATTGGGATCATAGGGATTTTTCAAATCGTTCTCATTGATAATAAATGAAATTTTCTTATTATCAACACTAATATCAACCCCTGCCATTTCTTTTCCATTACTAAGAAGCAAAATTCTATCAGCCATTTCACTATAAAGAAGATTATTGGTGGCTTTTTGATCTTGATTGGGATTGTCTGTAGGGGTAGATGAAATCTCTTTACCACTAACATTTTTATCAATATAAGTAATTGTTCCTCCCGCTTCAAAAAGAGTATAAGTTTGATTGAAATTAAGTCCATTGACATTATTTACTTTAATCAAAGCAGGAGCTTTTCCATTTTCATTTGTCTTACTCTCATCAAAATAAAAAGTTGCATTTCCTTTAACGCTTACAGGTTTAATCTCATTTCCATTGGGAGTGATATTAATCAGAGCATTTTGGTTTAAAAAATTTCCATTAATACTCAAATCACTACTGCCCCCATAGTTCATCACCGCCCCCTCCTCTAAAGTAAGGTTATGAAACATAGCGCCATGTTTATCATCCGGCCCAAATACAATTTTCCCGGAATAAGGCAAGTCAAGCTCTTTAGTGATTACAGTATCTGTAATCTTACTTGCATCTAAAAATGACCATGATCCGATATTTGCCCTCTCAATGGTGAGTTTCTCTCCCCCATTGCTAAAAATCAAACCTGACTGATTTAATCCACTTGTCCCTGCTACTAATGTGAGATTTTTAATGGTAGATGTCCCGATGTTTGTAGTAAATTCTGAATAGAAATTATTAATCAAGCCTCCATTGCCATTATAAACTTTTAAATTATTAATGACAAAATTTTTCATTTTTATCCCGGCATTAGGATCTACACTATTGGGTCTGGCAGCTGTAGCATTCAGTGTACCAATACTAATAGAACCACTTATAGCACTCAAATCTAACCCTACCTCATCAGTTACAGTCTGATTACCGGAGAGATTAATAATCCCGGCATATTGAAAAGTGTTGCCGCCTATAGCTTTCAAACCGGAGTGATTTTTTATATTGATTACAGAACTTGGATCATCTCCTAAAACTTTGCCATTTGATTGCAGCTCAAGATGACCACTTATCAAACCTCCATCACCCAAATTGATTGTCCCTCCCAAAAAGATATTCTCTGCTTTAATGAGCATTGTAGATTTGGCATTATAAGGACCGATATTGACAACCCCACCTGTCCCGCCTATATCTTGATTTTTTCCTAAGGCAAAGTCACTCCCACTTGCATCAATTGTAAATTTCGCACTTCTATTGCCATAATTGTTATAACTAAGATTTTGAAGATAATACACTGTATTTTCGTCTTGATTGGTAATATTATTATGAAATTTTTGGGCTTGCAGCACAAGGGTATAATCCTTTGCTAACCCACTTGCTCCGGGTATTCCCCCTATAGAACCAAATGCTGCGCTTCCTTGCCCGATTCCAAATACCCAAACTCCGGGCTTAATAAAAGGAGTGGCATCTACATAATGTTTGCCATTATCATATAAAAATCCTATGCTTCGATCATCATCACTCATCCAATACTTTACAGCCAAAGGACTTCCATCTGTTGTATTAAAAAATATTCTTTGGTTGAGTTGGGCTTTGTAAGTATTGTATTGAGTTGTGTTTGAATCATAAACTGCATTATTGTCTTTAAATTTAATTCCATTTGCAGTTGTAAGGAGATTGTAAGTTTTGCCTACTTCAATCCCTACAGGATTGATACTCACATTAATTTGGGCTTTTGGAGCTTTTATGGTAGTGTTGGTATCTGCTGCATAAGGATCTTTTTTTCCTGTATCATATTGGGTCATATCAAATGTAAAAGAACCATTCAGAACATTGATGAGATTTTGAGCATTTTTGGCAGGATCATCACCTAATATAATATTTAATTTCCCATCATTGACAAAATCACCCCCATTGATTCCCAAAGAACTTCCATCTGCAATATTCAAATCCCCCCGATTGGTATAAGAACTCCCATTGCTTAAAAACACACTTGCATTATTTTTAATCGTAATATCATCTGTCATAAGATTATTCGCATAAATTTGAGAATTGTTAAAAAGAATATGTTTGATGGTTGTAGCCCCACTCATCCCTCCATTATTGCTTGCAGCATATAATTTAGAATTATTATCCATATTCAGAGTATCTGCACTAAAACTTTGACCACTTTTTAGCCACAACTCTGCGCCATTATTAAGCGATATAGTGCCATTAGATGTAGTGGTGTCAGCATAGAGATAGGTTTTGTTATCACTAAAATCTGCATTGTTTAGCACAAGCTCTTTTGCTTGTATTGTGGCATATGAAGACTTGAGCGTATCAATAGTAAGTTTGTTAATTTTAGAAGCATCCAAGATAGCCCAACTCTTGATGTCAGCTGTAGTAATATGAAGAGAATCCCCTCCTCCTCTAAACTCTAGAATTGTATTATCTGCATTGCTACCACCAACATCAAGTGTAAGAGTACCTATAGTACTTGTACCAATATTAGTATAAAAAACAGATCTTGAAGCTCCTTTGTGCTCTATAAGGTTAGTGATATTGAAATTTTTGCCATAGATACTTGCGGTGATAAGTTCCAGAGTTTGGATTGTAGTGCTGCCCTTCATGCCTTGAAAATCCAATATCGAATCACCCCCGGCAGCTACTCCGCCACCGACATAAATTTTTTTGGCATTAAAACTGCCTTCCCCTGAAGCAATAAGTTTATTATAATACCCAAGCCTCACATCTTGGCTAAAAGTGATATCTTTTCCATTGAGTTTAAAAGTCGCTGTTGAACCTGAGAGTCCGGATCCCCCTGCGCTTCCATTAACCCAAAGAGGACCATTTAATACAATATCTCCATAACCATGAGTATTGACAAATATACTTCTCCCACCCCCATAATTACTAATATTAATCATATTAAGAGTAACTTTTGCATGAGTATCTAATGTCGATGTATAAAATGCTAAAAGACCGGAATGAGAATTAGTCAGAGTCTCTATTTGAATCTCTTGTCCTGAACCTACACCCAATGCATTTACTGTCTTACCTTCGCCCATGCGAATGTATTGGGCTTGGAAACTTGTAGAGACATTGAGACTACCGTCTGCATAAATAGCACCCGTTCCGCTTAATCCCTTTGAGAATGTTACAGCCGAACTCCCCGTAATACTAATAGAGCTTCCTTGATTCATACTAACAGGAGCATTGAAGGTAATGGTTGCAGCATTCCCTGCCCCCCAACTTCCAACTTTGAGATCAGAATTAGTGTCTAAAATAACCTTGCCTGCATTGATGGTTACATATTGCTTCCCTACATAACCCCCTCCCCGACCATCTGATGGAGAATTATGACCTTGAAAAGTCAGAGTATGATTCCCAAAACTATAAGTAGGCGAATAAGTATAAGTGCTATACCCCGCCCAACCATTTACAACCCCATCATCATTCCAACTGCCTGAAGCTAAACTGGTAAAATTACTTGTTACGTTTGTAAGACCATAAAGAGTTTTGATAGACAATAAAGCAGTGATAAATACTAAAAATAGAATTCTAAACCCTATATTTTTCACATTCTTTATAGCAGTATTTCTAAATTTATTTTGATACTTTAAATAGTATAAATAAGATTTTCTATCTGCTTGATGGAATTCCATTCCTACTCCTAAATCTAAAACAAAATCCTAAACCTATGGCTTTTAAGATTTGTTTGCCTCATTCCAAAATATTTTTTACATTTTTAGTTGTCTATGCAAATATTATACTATAAAATACTCTAAAATATTCGGATATCTTTATATTATTTTTGAGGCTTTTTTGATAAAACGCCTCACTTATCCTTCAATAAATCCTCACGAGGATAAACAAAGACGGTTTTCCTCTCTACCTTAATTTTGGGATCATCACTGGCAAATGCCTCAACAATAATAGGTATTGTAGCATCTGTGTTGGTATTCTCTCCCATAGATTTTTTTGCTCGCAAAATAACCACCACTTTCATCTTGTTCCCTGCCCTCAAAAGTATATCTTTGTAAGGGCGTATAATCTCTATATCGTCTGTATTTGTAATTCTAAAAGAATACAAATGGTCTTTTTTGTCTGTATTTTGGAATAAAAAGATATAGTCATTATCAACCTTACCTCCACTTTTAATCTCATAAAGTTCAGTAGTGCGTGTAATATTCAAAAGCATTTTTTCCTTTTCACCCCCCATAATAAGCAATATAATGAATACAAGAACCAAAACAACCATATACCCAATTGTCCGGAATCTAAAATATTTGACTTTAGTTTTTGTCTCTATAGAATTAGGAGAACTCCATTGCACCAATGAAGGTTTGCCCAATTTACCCATAACAGCTGTGCAAGCATCTGCGCATTCAAGACAATTGATACATTCTAATTGCATTCCCTTGCGTATATCAATATGTGTAGGGCAGACTTGGACACATTTTTCACAAGCAATACATTCTGCATTTACATCTCTCTTTTTAGGCGCTTGTAGGATTTTATTACCATTAGGATCATAAATATGCCCTCCGCGTTTCTCATCATAGATAGCCATAATCGTATCATCATCATAAAGAACTGATTGTACCCTGGCATAAGGACACATATAAATACAAAAATTTTCAGCGATAAAAGTAATATCAAAAATAAGAAATGCAGCAATACAAAACCAAAATACAAGCAAAATTTTATGATCTAAAGGAGAAGCCAAATAAGTAAAAAAGTCCTCAGGAGGAACAAAATAAAATAAAAATACTGCTGAAGCACTCAGCCCGATAATACTAAAAATCAAGATGCCAACAATCTTCTTTATATCATTAGAAAAAATATTAAATTTAGGCTTCTCTTGTTTGTTAGATATTTTCTTGCGCAGACCCAAAAGCTTTGTTTCAATCAAGTCTCGATAAATCACACGAAAGATCGTCTGTGGGCAGCTCCAACCACACCACACCCGACCTCCTAATGTCGTCATAAAAAATATACCCACAAACAAAATAATCAATAAAAAAGGCAATAAATAAAATTCTTGGACATTAAAAACAACGCCCATAAGATGAAGTTCCATATGATCAAAAGATAATAAAAAAATATGGTTACCATTGATTGTAATAAAAGGCAATCCAATAGAAATAATTGTAATGATAAAATAAACCAAATAACGCTTTTTTCTATAAATACGAGCAAGCATTTCCATATCTTCTCCTTATGTGAAGTTGTTTGTGTTCCGGTTAGTTACGTTTGTTTGGTGCGAATTGTATAACTTTTATCTAAATTAAATTTTATATCTTTAGGAGTTTTGGTAGAATTTTAGCAATAATTTCTAAAATCTATGCAAGGACAATTTATGTTACAGACAATCAACCTCACTATGAGCTATGCGACAAAAAAGCTTTTTGAAAATGTCAGTATAAAGCTAGACAAAAATAAACGTTATGGGCTTATTGGAGCTAACGGATCAGGGAAAAGTACCTTTTTAAAAATCCTTAGTGGGATTTATGAAGCAAGCAGTGGAGAAGTCCTTATTGATCAAGGATTGAAATTAGGTGTGCTGGGACAAGATCAATATGCTTATGAAAATCTCACACTCAAAGATGCTGTTTTAATAGGGAATAAACGCCTTTATGATGCCACCAAAGAAAAAGAAAAACTTTATGAACAAGGGGATCTCAGTGATGAAAAAATCAATGAGCGCTTAGGAGAGCTTGAAATTATTTGTGCAGAAGAAGATCCTATGTATGAATATGAAATAGTAATTCAAAAAATTTTAGAAGATCTGGGTTTTCCTGCCCAAATTCATGACCAACTAATGAAAACGCTTACCGGAGGGGACAAATTCAAAATCTTGCTTGCCCAAGTCCTCTTCCCAAAACCGGATATTTTACTTCTGGATGAACCTACTAACAATCTTGACTTACACTCTATTGCTTGGCTTGAAGAGAACCTCAAACGCCATGAGGGAACAATGGTTGTCATCAGCCATGATAGACATTTTTTAAATGCGGTTTGCACTCATATCCTTGATATGGATTTTCACACTCTAAGAGAATTCAGCGGCAACTATGATGATTGGTAT is part of the Helicobacter sp. 11S03491-1 genome and encodes:
- a CDS encoding vacuolating cyotoxin family protein, coding for MEFHQADRKSYLYYLKYQNKFRNTAIKNVKNIGFRILFLVFITALLSIKTLYGLTNVTSNFTSLASGSWNDDGVVNGWAGYSTYTYSPTYSFGNHTLTFQGHNSPSDGRGGGYVGKQYVTINAGKVILDTNSDLKVGSWGAGNAATITFNAPVSMNQGSSISITGSSAVTFSKGLSGTGAIYADGSLNVSTSFQAQYIRMGEGKTVNALGVGSGQEIQIETLTNSHSGLLAFYTSTLDTHAKVTLNMINISNYGGGRSIFVNTHGYGDIVLNGPLWVNGSAGGSGLSGSTATFKLNGKDITFSQDVRLGYYNKLIASGEGSFNAKKIYVGGGVAAGGDSILDFQGMKGSTTIQTLELITASIYGKNFNITNLIEHKGASRSVFYTNIGTSTIGTLTLDVGGSNADNTILEFRGGGDSLHITTADIKSWAILDASKINKLTIDTLKSSYATIQAKELVLNNADFSDNKTYLYADTTTSNGTISLNNGAELWLKSGQSFSADTLNMDNNSKLYAASNNGGMSGATTIKHILFNNSQIYANNLMTDDITIKNNASVFLSNGSSYTNRGDLNIADGSSLGINGGDFVNDGKLNIILGDDPAKNAQNLINVLNGSFTFDMTQYDTGKKDPYAADTNTTIKAPKAQINVSINPVGIEVGKTYNLLTTANGIKFKDNNAVYDSNTTQYNTYKAQLNQRIFFNTTDGSPLAVKYWMSDDDRSIGFLYDNGKHYVDATPFIKPGVWVFGIGQGSAAFGSIGGIPGASGLAKDYTLVLQAQKFHNNITNQDENTVYYLQNLSYNNYGNRSAKFTIDASGSDFALGKNQDIGGTGGVVNIGPYNAKSTMLIKAENIFLGGTINLGDGGLISGHLELQSNGKVLGDDPSSVINIKNHSGLKAIGGNTFQYAGIINLSGNQTVTDEVGLDLSAISGSISIGTLNATAARPNSVDPNAGIKMKNFVINNLKVYNGNGGLINNFYSEFTTNIGTSTIKNLTLVAGTSGLNQSGLIFSNGGEKLTIERANIGSWSFLDASKITDTVITKELDLPYSGKIVFGPDDKHGAMFHNLTLEEGAVMNYGGSSDLSINGNFLNQNALINITPNGNEIKPVSVKGNATFYFDESKTNENGKAPALIKVNNVNGLNFNQTYTLFEAGGTITYIDKNVSGKEISSTPTDNPNQDQKATNNLLYSEMADRILLLSNGKEMAGVDISVDNKKISFIINENDLKNPYDPNDIRYWFYKKGGQEWINKIDDTGSEIMPWFQTLMIDKHSSFWAKNQVLSNDLGYFIHLGNQLKSTINQLSSVSRKNNSTAAIRLATDVSKTNRLVKLSSTQSDMPTFADMLRELKGKHFADAKNNGIGLIYKYANRSTYKNNLWATAIGAASFVDGGNSTLYGVNVGYDRFINNVIVGGYVAYAQGEYTGDIIRNRSYNANAGFYTRAYVGDSEFDFSISETVGINKEKLYSQEEVFQPLNQKYHYETYTTNINLNYGYVFGINDKSIVLKPQIGLSYYFIGATKFSGDVFNPSNEDLRVQANADKKQDITLNLAVETRQYLNHSSYWYFIAGVSRDLFLKSKGDQEVRFIGNNTLSYKKGDGFNTYGSVTAGGEMELFRRIYINLGLGAKAGIAYKDININGNVGMRYVF
- the ccoG gene encoding cytochrome c oxidase accessory protein CcoG; translation: MEMLARIYRKKRYLVYFIITIISIGLPFITINGNHIFLLSFDHMELHLMGVVFNVQEFYLLPFLLIILFVGIFFMTTLGGRVWCGWSCPQTIFRVIYRDLIETKLLGLRKKISNKQEKPKFNIFSNDIKKIVGILIFSIIGLSASAVFLFYFVPPEDFFTYLASPLDHKILLVFWFCIAAFLIFDITFIAENFCIYMCPYARVQSVLYDDDTIMAIYDEKRGGHIYDPNGNKILQAPKKRDVNAECIACEKCVQVCPTHIDIRKGMQLECINCLECADACTAVMGKLGKPSLVQWSSPNSIETKTKVKYFRFRTIGYMVVLVLVFIILLIMGGEKEKMLLNITRTTELYEIKSGGKVDNDYIFLFQNTDKKDHLYSFRITNTDDIEIIRPYKDILLRAGNKMKVVVILRAKKSMGENTNTDATIPIIVEAFASDDPKIKVERKTVFVYPREDLLKDK